A region from the Desulfomarina profundi genome encodes:
- the thiE gene encoding thiamine phosphate synthase, with the protein MTVERILDATINRCAEGLRVLEDIARFHFNNGQLSSQFRTLRHTVRKSLVPDENNLLPARNSINDVGKQISSREVKTDRRKNLKSTAAANCKRVQEALRSLEEILKNRGSYHQGKKAENCRFSLYSLESELLSLFTRILPAGIYGILGENFSRGRSNIEVTEEMIKGGISIIQYREKREDKSFREMYEECRIIRTITKEANIPFIINDFSELALMVEADGIHQGQDDLPIKELRKLAPHMMIGCSTHSPDQAEKAVEDGADYIGVGPLFPTTTKKDVCDAVGLNYLEYVARNLAIPFVAIGGIKKHNLEKVIKKGATTVCLVTEILGADDIARQIRNLQLTMTCPGGSGNL; encoded by the coding sequence ATGACTGTCGAGAGAATTCTTGATGCTACCATCAACCGCTGCGCCGAAGGATTACGAGTACTGGAGGATATTGCCCGCTTCCATTTTAACAACGGGCAACTTTCATCTCAGTTTCGAACACTTCGTCATACTGTTCGCAAATCTCTTGTCCCCGATGAAAACAACCTGCTCCCGGCTAGAAACAGCATCAATGACGTGGGAAAACAAATATCCTCCAGAGAAGTAAAAACAGATCGCAGAAAAAATCTGAAAAGTACAGCTGCGGCAAACTGCAAACGGGTCCAGGAGGCGCTGAGATCCCTTGAGGAAATATTGAAAAACCGGGGTTCTTATCATCAGGGCAAAAAAGCGGAAAACTGCCGTTTCTCTCTTTACTCCCTCGAATCCGAATTACTGTCCCTCTTTACCAGGATATTGCCGGCCGGAATTTACGGGATTCTCGGGGAAAACTTTTCCCGTGGCCGCTCCAACATCGAGGTGACAGAGGAAATGATCAAGGGAGGTATCTCCATCATCCAGTACCGGGAAAAGAGAGAGGATAAAAGTTTCAGGGAAATGTACGAGGAATGCCGGATTATCCGTACAATAACCAAAGAGGCAAATATTCCATTTATTATTAATGATTTCAGTGAACTGGCCTTGATGGTCGAGGCAGACGGTATCCACCAGGGTCAGGACGATCTTCCCATAAAAGAACTGCGAAAACTGGCCCCCCACATGATGATAGGCTGTTCCACCCACTCCCCTGACCAGGCAGAAAAAGCTGTTGAGGATGGTGCCGACTATATCGGTGTCGGCCCCCTGTTTCCCACGACTACCAAGAAGGACGTCTGTGACGCGGTAGGACTCAACTACCTGGAATACGTCGCCCGAAATCTGGCCATCCCCTTTGTTGCCATTGGTGGTATCAAAAAACACAACCTTGAAAAGGTTATAAAAAAAGGGGCCACAACAGTATGCCTGGTCACGGAAATACTCGGTGCGGACGACATAGCCCGACAGATTCGAAACCTTCAACTCACCATGACCTGCCCAGGTGGCTCAGGCAATTTATGA
- a CDS encoding thiazole synthase, with translation MENANRDLLVIGGHEFSSRLLTGTGKFSSKRLIAPMLAASGSSMITVALRRVDPGAAREENILSHIPDSVTLLPNTSGAGTAEEAVRIARIAREAGCGNFIKIEVIPDMLYLLPDNHETLKATEILAKEGFIVLPYVLPDPVVSRQLHDAGAAAVMPLGSPIGTNRGLEQQPMIERIIETAKLPVIIDAGIGQPSQAAQAMEMGADAVLVNTAIATSENPVMAGRAFSLAVQAGRMAWLARTGLREKYARASSPLTGFLT, from the coding sequence ATGGAAAATGCAAACAGAGACCTTCTGGTTATAGGGGGGCATGAATTTTCCAGCAGACTGCTCACCGGAACAGGGAAGTTCAGCTCAAAAAGGTTGATAGCCCCAATGCTGGCGGCAAGCGGTTCTTCCATGATTACCGTAGCCCTCCGTCGCGTGGATCCCGGTGCCGCCCGGGAAGAAAACATTCTCTCTCATATTCCGGATTCAGTGACCCTGCTGCCCAACACATCCGGGGCCGGAACCGCAGAGGAGGCGGTTCGAATCGCCCGTATCGCCCGGGAAGCCGGTTGCGGAAATTTCATCAAAATCGAGGTTATTCCGGATATGCTCTATCTCCTGCCGGACAACCACGAAACATTGAAAGCAACAGAAATCCTGGCAAAGGAAGGGTTTATTGTCCTGCCCTATGTGCTGCCTGACCCAGTTGTCTCCCGACAACTCCATGACGCGGGAGCGGCAGCCGTCATGCCACTTGGCTCTCCCATCGGCACCAATCGCGGCCTGGAACAACAACCTATGATTGAACGGATCATAGAGACAGCCAAACTTCCGGTTATCATTGACGCCGGCATCGGTCAACCCTCCCAGGCTGCACAGGCGATGGAAATGGGAGCTGACGCAGTGCTGGTTAATACCGCCATTGCTACAAGTGAGAATCCCGTTATGGCCGGCAGGGCCTTTTCACTTGCCGTGCAGGCAGGCAGAATGGCCTGGCTTGCCCGAACAGGCCTGCGGGAAAAATATGCCAGAGCCTCCTCTCCGCTCACCGGATTTTTAACATAG
- a CDS encoding glycyl-radical enzyme activating protein, producing MTHSRKTSGIPVSYVESGLVFDVKKYAINDGPGIRVTIFLKGCPLHCTWCHNPESISLHTRKMYNRDKCIGCRSCIDACPEKACFPGPEGIITDRERCTCCGCCADVCPTKAIEMSGRTTTVAELITIVEKERIFLEQSGGGVTFSGGEPLRQAPFLMTLLEEFGARSLHRAVDTTGFAKSDILLEVAKRTDLFLYDLKMMDPRRHKQWTGVDNGRILENLQLLARTGAHINIRIPLIKGVNDDDENISRTADFVAGLYGEKKKVTLLPYHNIAAGKYARLGEEYDPGDLAEPDESDISRVISLFSDFDVDAAVG from the coding sequence ATGACGCATTCTAGAAAAACAAGTGGAATACCGGTGTCATATGTGGAGTCTGGGCTTGTTTTTGATGTGAAGAAATATGCCATCAATGACGGTCCGGGTATCAGGGTGACCATTTTTTTGAAGGGGTGCCCTCTTCATTGTACATGGTGTCATAACCCGGAGAGCATTTCGTTGCATACCAGGAAGATGTACAACAGGGATAAGTGCATTGGCTGCCGGAGCTGTATTGATGCCTGCCCGGAGAAGGCATGCTTTCCCGGTCCGGAAGGTATCATTACTGACCGGGAGCGCTGTACCTGCTGCGGCTGTTGTGCCGATGTCTGCCCCACGAAGGCCATTGAAATGTCTGGAAGAACGACCACAGTGGCGGAGCTGATAACGATCGTGGAAAAGGAAAGAATCTTTCTGGAGCAGTCGGGGGGAGGTGTCACTTTTTCCGGGGGTGAGCCGTTGCGGCAGGCACCTTTTCTCATGACCCTCCTGGAGGAGTTCGGTGCCAGATCGTTGCACAGGGCGGTGGATACGACCGGTTTTGCAAAAAGCGATATTCTGCTCGAGGTGGCAAAACGAACAGATCTGTTTCTTTATGACCTGAAGATGATGGATCCACGGCGACATAAACAGTGGACCGGAGTGGACAACGGACGGATTCTTGAAAACCTGCAACTCCTGGCTCGTACGGGTGCCCATATCAATATTCGTATACCCCTTATCAAGGGAGTAAACGATGATGATGAAAATATCAGTCGGACCGCCGATTTTGTCGCAGGCCTTTACGGGGAGAAAAAGAAAGTGACCCTGCTTCCCTACCACAATATTGCTGCAGGCAAGTACGCCAGGCTGGGGGAGGAGTATGATCCGGGGGACCTGGCTGAACCGGATGAGAGTGATATTTCCAGGGTTATCAGCCTTTTTTCGGATTTCGATGTCGATGCTGCTGTGGGATGA
- the thiC gene encoding phosphomethylpyrimidine synthase ThiC, translating into MEKNYTTQMDAARKNIITPQMEEVLKQENISKEFLLENVAAGRIVIPANRSHSGLKASGIGNGLTTKINVNLGVSKDVCSFSGEMVKADLAVKHGAHAVMDLSVSGNTEQFRKRLIAELPLVLGTVPIYDTLTRTKKEVRDITVDDWFETVETHAANGVDFITIHAGLTRKAISSLKKAGRLCGIVSRGGAILVEWMEKNGLENPFYTHFDRLLEICRARDVCISLGDGLRPGAIHDSTDGPQIQELITLGELTRYAWEQDVQVMIEGPGHVPLHEIAMNMQLQKKLCHGAPFYVLGPLVTDIAPGYDHITAAIGGAMAAMNGADFLCYVTPAEHLRLPTLADVKEGIMAARIAAHTGDIAKGIKTSGHRDNIMSRARGTLDWGGQFNTAIDPEKAREYRTSSLPSHEDVCTMCGDFCAVKRMENLL; encoded by the coding sequence ATGGAAAAAAACTATACAACCCAGATGGACGCAGCCCGAAAGAATATCATAACTCCACAAATGGAGGAGGTTCTTAAACAGGAAAATATTTCTAAGGAATTTCTCCTTGAAAACGTTGCCGCAGGACGGATTGTCATCCCGGCAAATCGAAGTCATTCCGGTTTAAAAGCATCAGGAATCGGTAACGGACTCACCACAAAAATTAACGTCAATCTTGGAGTATCAAAAGATGTCTGCTCCTTTTCCGGAGAAATGGTAAAAGCTGACCTCGCCGTCAAACATGGGGCCCACGCTGTCATGGATCTCAGCGTCTCCGGTAACACGGAACAGTTCAGAAAACGGTTGATTGCGGAGTTGCCCCTCGTACTTGGCACAGTCCCCATTTATGACACCCTGACCAGAACAAAAAAAGAGGTGCGGGACATCACTGTCGACGACTGGTTTGAGACCGTTGAAACCCACGCCGCAAACGGTGTTGATTTTATCACGATCCACGCCGGACTCACCAGAAAAGCCATTTCCAGCCTGAAAAAAGCCGGTCGTCTCTGCGGAATTGTCAGCCGGGGTGGAGCGATTCTGGTGGAATGGATGGAAAAAAACGGTCTTGAGAACCCGTTTTACACCCATTTTGACCGGTTGCTTGAAATTTGCAGGGCCCGGGATGTCTGTATCAGCCTGGGCGATGGTCTGCGTCCGGGGGCCATCCACGATTCAACTGACGGCCCGCAGATTCAGGAACTGATCACTCTGGGAGAGCTGACCCGGTATGCCTGGGAACAGGACGTCCAGGTAATGATTGAGGGACCGGGTCATGTGCCGCTCCATGAGATTGCCATGAATATGCAGCTGCAGAAAAAGCTCTGTCACGGGGCACCTTTTTATGTACTCGGCCCCCTTGTCACCGATATCGCCCCCGGGTACGACCATATAACAGCTGCCATCGGCGGTGCCATGGCGGCCATGAATGGTGCTGACTTTCTCTGTTATGTCACCCCTGCAGAGCATCTTCGCCTGCCCACCCTTGCCGATGTGAAAGAGGGAATTATGGCGGCCAGGATTGCTGCCCACACCGGCGATATTGCAAAAGGAATAAAAACATCCGGCCATAGAGACAATATAATGAGCCGGGCCAGGGGAACCCTTGACTGGGGCGGACAGTTCAATACAGCAATTGATCCTGAAAAAGCCCGTGAGTATCGCACTTCCTCACTGCCATCTCATGAAGATGTCTGCACCATGTGCGGTGATTTCTGTGCTGTAAAACGGATGGAAAATCTCCTGTAA
- the thiF gene encoding sulfur carrier protein ThiS adenylyltransferase ThiF has protein sequence MIIGIAGIGGIGSNVARHLAQQGISRLKTVDFDRVERANLNRQFYRSSQAGQLKTDALEENLKEIQPTLVVDKINTRITTKNGQAIFNDCRIIIEGFDDPVNKKKFIELFSDTGKILVCASGIAGRDMKNIAIRQVGNCHIVGDFLSDEHDHPLFAPKIGMIAAIMAGIALHYAAHKEKP, from the coding sequence ATGATAATCGGTATTGCCGGTATAGGCGGTATAGGCTCAAACGTGGCCAGACACCTGGCTCAGCAGGGTATCAGCAGGTTGAAAACAGTTGACTTTGACCGGGTTGAAAGAGCCAACCTCAACCGGCAGTTCTACAGGTCCAGCCAGGCAGGACAATTAAAAACAGACGCCCTGGAAGAAAATCTGAAAGAAATTCAACCAACTCTCGTTGTCGATAAAATCAATACCAGGATAACAACTAAAAACGGTCAGGCAATTTTCAATGACTGTCGGATCATCATTGAAGGGTTTGATGATCCGGTCAATAAAAAAAAGTTCATAGAACTGTTTTCCGACACCGGGAAAATTCTTGTTTGTGCCTCCGGTATTGCCGGGCGTGACATGAAAAATATTGCCATCCGCCAGGTTGGAAACTGCCATATTGTCGGCGACTTCCTTTCCGACGAGCATGACCACCCGCTGTTTGCCCCGAAAATAGGAATGATTGCGGCAATCATGGCGGGTATTGCTCTTCACTATGCTGCACACAAGGAGAAACCATGA
- a CDS encoding SPFH domain-containing protein: MEKPVEFKPPNLWQRLPGKFFWKRFSWTTLLIGLVFAAGIFVWFFCRIEPGPGQIAVLIRKTGDKLDAGQVIALKENQKGIQLKVLPEGRYFYNPYTWSWRIHRILDVPAGKLGVMTRLFGNELPPGKIIAEKNQRGIMKDILRPGKYRVNPYAYHVALFNAINISPGHVGVVTTLTGKDVLEDTLPPEELNSFMVSDGYKGVSGRLLDPGTHYLNPYMYNIVEVNTQSQRFEMSGRDAINFLTLDGFTVTVEGTIEFGIQRNDAAFLTHRVGDMGDIIKKLILPRARGFSRIEGSKHPAVNFIVGETRQKFQKDLEQHLRIKSKGWGVDIKSVLIRKIIVPDEIASINRDRELAVQEAAKYQQQIFQARSKAELTKQEMLAIQSREKVEADTRRIRAVIDAQQDQAVRLIAASKELDVAKIEYEAAGFQAESILLTADGEKDAIRARNEAEAVVLKNRVDSFGSGKNFARYTLYKKIGPRINSVLSSDSKEGLGSIFGDFELSGEVYNESIYEAGPCRSRYLFSRHPGLDMDVLSFLCRSEPDGHRDLQNRGPSGAWSDSCP, encoded by the coding sequence ATGGAAAAACCTGTTGAATTCAAACCACCAAATCTCTGGCAGAGACTTCCGGGAAAATTTTTCTGGAAACGATTTTCCTGGACCACCCTGTTAATTGGTCTTGTTTTCGCTGCGGGTATTTTCGTCTGGTTTTTCTGCAGGATAGAACCTGGGCCCGGCCAGATAGCTGTACTCATACGAAAAACAGGAGACAAACTTGATGCCGGCCAGGTTATTGCCCTGAAAGAGAACCAGAAGGGCATCCAGCTCAAGGTTCTTCCCGAGGGGAGATATTTTTATAATCCGTATACCTGGAGCTGGAGAATTCATCGTATCCTTGATGTGCCAGCCGGAAAACTGGGGGTAATGACCAGGCTTTTCGGTAACGAATTACCACCTGGAAAAATAATAGCCGAAAAAAACCAGCGTGGCATCATGAAGGATATTCTGCGACCCGGAAAGTACAGGGTCAATCCTTACGCTTATCATGTGGCCCTTTTTAATGCGATCAATATCAGTCCCGGCCACGTGGGAGTGGTGACGACTCTTACCGGCAAAGATGTTCTCGAAGACACACTTCCTCCGGAAGAACTGAACAGTTTTATGGTTTCTGACGGATATAAAGGTGTTTCCGGCAGATTGCTTGATCCGGGAACCCATTATCTCAATCCTTATATGTACAATATTGTCGAGGTCAATACCCAGAGCCAGCGGTTTGAAATGTCCGGCAGGGATGCCATTAATTTTCTTACCCTGGACGGTTTTACTGTAACAGTGGAGGGGACGATAGAATTCGGCATCCAACGAAATGATGCAGCCTTTCTGACCCATCGTGTCGGTGATATGGGAGATATTATTAAAAAACTGATTCTACCCAGGGCCAGGGGGTTCAGCCGTATTGAAGGATCCAAGCATCCGGCGGTTAATTTTATTGTCGGAGAAACCCGCCAGAAATTTCAAAAAGATCTGGAGCAGCACCTGCGTATCAAATCCAAGGGGTGGGGAGTGGATATCAAGTCCGTGTTGATCAGAAAGATCATTGTTCCTGATGAAATTGCTTCCATAAACAGGGATCGCGAACTCGCAGTCCAGGAGGCAGCCAAGTATCAGCAGCAGATTTTCCAGGCCAGGTCCAAGGCAGAGCTGACCAAGCAGGAAATGCTGGCTATTCAGTCGAGGGAAAAAGTTGAGGCGGATACCAGGCGGATCAGGGCCGTTATCGACGCACAGCAGGATCAGGCCGTTCGATTAATTGCCGCCAGTAAAGAACTGGACGTGGCAAAAATAGAATACGAGGCCGCCGGTTTCCAGGCAGAATCCATACTCCTCACGGCAGATGGCGAAAAAGATGCCATCAGAGCCAGAAACGAAGCAGAGGCAGTTGTTCTGAAGAACAGGGTGGATTCTTTTGGCAGCGGAAAGAATTTTGCCCGTTACACCCTGTATAAGAAAATTGGTCCCCGGATCAATTCGGTACTGAGCAGCGATTCGAAAGAAGGACTGGGTTCTATTTTTGGTGATTTTGAGTTATCCGGGGAGGTGTACAATGAATCGATTTATGAAGCTGGGCCTTGCCGGTCTCGGTATCTGTTTTCTCGCCACCCTGGTCTGGATATGGATGTTCTGTCGTTTCTATGTCGGTCCGAACCAGATGGCCATCGTGACCTCCAAAACCGGGGACCCTCTGGAGCCTGGTCAGATTCTTGCCCGTGA
- the thiS gene encoding sulfur carrier protein ThiS: MEIFLNGKQVRTDSCSLADLSREQHVKTESLIIEINGTIVPEKEWKTHPVSTGDQIEFLHFVGGG, from the coding sequence ATGGAAATTTTTCTGAACGGAAAACAGGTTCGGACCGACAGCTGCAGCCTGGCGGATCTTTCCCGAGAACAGCATGTAAAAACAGAATCCCTGATTATTGAGATCAATGGCACGATCGTTCCGGAAAAAGAATGGAAAACACATCCCGTTTCCACTGGTGACCAGATTGAATTTCTCCATTTCGTCGGGGGTGGATGA
- a CDS encoding SPFH domain-containing protein, with the protein MFYDWEIVNVVMVRPGKVAVVTSKVGKTLPEGEFIAERGQKGIWRSVLGPGKYRLNPYGYTVKIVDAISIPIGYVGVITSLSGTQAENGQFANKKQKGVRKDVLQPGLYYINPKEYKVDVLEVGINQVSLLGQSGSKVVTKARQLGQNEALNTLQSAVLQKQEAKRKDYFSRKSSSLMKYKRGKQVDFKAGRPLAKRAPAPLKEGEMNLSELVSFPSRDGFLISLDMTVEFELSPGSIASIFRRYGDLPAVVDKIILPQITSISRNKGSEYRAKDFIVGEGREKFQDDLTSALEEVLGAKGIKVYNALIRHVEVPDQIRQPIQQASIAVEQDLTNKERQNTARKLAELNTELSLIKQRGEQVLQETEKIKAEINADLGRQVARIQAQTLKKTAEIKKETAAIQANRVRVLGVARATALQKVDGERANGLALKTAVFNDSRAYTMWRFADSLNPDLKLNIIHAGEGTLWTDLKNTGFAGLGGAKLLQKQQ; encoded by the coding sequence GTGTTTTATGACTGGGAGATTGTTAATGTGGTCATGGTCAGGCCGGGAAAGGTTGCCGTTGTGACCTCAAAGGTCGGCAAGACCTTGCCGGAAGGTGAGTTTATAGCGGAAAGGGGGCAGAAGGGTATCTGGCGCAGTGTGCTTGGTCCTGGGAAATATCGTTTGAATCCCTATGGATACACTGTGAAAATTGTTGATGCCATTTCAATTCCCATCGGCTATGTGGGGGTTATTACTTCTCTTTCAGGTACCCAGGCTGAGAATGGTCAATTTGCAAATAAAAAACAGAAAGGCGTACGGAAAGATGTTCTCCAGCCGGGACTCTATTATATCAACCCCAAGGAGTACAAGGTTGATGTGCTGGAAGTCGGCATTAACCAGGTTTCGTTGCTGGGGCAGAGTGGCAGCAAGGTGGTGACCAAGGCCCGTCAGCTTGGCCAGAATGAAGCGCTCAACACCCTGCAGTCCGCTGTGCTGCAGAAGCAGGAAGCCAAGCGAAAAGACTATTTCAGCAGGAAATCCTCCAGTTTGATGAAATATAAACGTGGTAAACAGGTGGATTTCAAGGCTGGCCGTCCCCTCGCAAAACGGGCTCCGGCACCGTTGAAGGAAGGGGAGATGAACCTCTCCGAGCTGGTCAGCTTTCCCTCCCGGGATGGTTTTCTTATCAGTCTGGACATGACCGTGGAATTTGAACTTTCCCCTGGCAGTATTGCCTCGATTTTCAGGCGATACGGGGATCTTCCCGCAGTGGTTGACAAGATCATCCTCCCGCAGATCACCTCTATTTCGAGGAACAAGGGATCAGAGTACAGGGCCAAGGATTTTATTGTCGGTGAGGGACGGGAAAAATTCCAGGATGACCTGACCAGTGCCCTGGAAGAAGTTCTGGGAGCCAAGGGAATAAAGGTTTACAATGCCTTGATCAGGCATGTTGAGGTTCCAGATCAGATTCGACAGCCGATCCAGCAGGCGAGTATTGCTGTGGAACAGGATCTGACCAATAAAGAGCGCCAGAATACTGCGAGAAAACTGGCCGAACTGAATACAGAACTGTCCCTGATCAAACAGCGGGGCGAACAGGTTCTCCAGGAAACGGAGAAGATTAAAGCGGAAATCAATGCGGATCTTGGCCGGCAGGTGGCCAGAATTCAGGCCCAGACGCTTAAAAAAACGGCAGAAATCAAGAAGGAAACGGCAGCAATTCAGGCCAACAGGGTCAGGGTTCTTGGTGTTGCCAGGGCAACAGCCCTGCAGAAGGTCGACGGGGAGCGGGCCAATGGTCTGGCCTTGAAGACGGCAGTCTTCAATGATTCCAGGGCATATACCATGTGGCGTTTTGCTGACAGCCTTAACCCGGATTTGAAGTTGAACATCATCCATGCCGGTGAAGGTACTCTCTGGACGGATCTGAAAAATACGGGTTTTGCCGGGCTGGGTGGGGCAAAACTACTGCAAAAGCAGCAGTAG
- a CDS encoding IS110 family RNA-guided transposase — MTLVQNWSDCKSIDNNIESIRNFFRKYKRTTVAIKAGTHSPWMSRLLSSMGCNVLVGNPRKLRAIWESDCKTDQRDAEMLARIARFDPNLLYPIQHKGEQVQADLALLHSRDLLVRTRSSQINHVRGIVKSFGERLPSCSTECFHKKAISHIPQQLQLGLGPVLILIAQLNKQIKALDKEIESISSERYPETELLRRVKGVGPITALAFVLTVEDPGRFGKSRQIGPYLGLTPRRDQSGETDKQLRITKAGSPFLRKLLINSAQYILGPFGEDCNLQRFGLRLASRGGKNARRKAVVAVGRKLAILLHRLWKYGEIYDPVYKRNVLSRRKAA; from the coding sequence ATGACACTGGTCCAAAACTGGTCAGATTGTAAATCTATAGACAACAATATAGAATCCATAAGAAATTTTTTTAGGAAATATAAAAGAACTACGGTCGCTATTAAAGCGGGAACTCATTCCCCATGGATGAGTAGACTCCTGAGCTCCATGGGCTGTAATGTTTTAGTGGGGAACCCAAGAAAACTACGTGCAATATGGGAGAGTGATTGTAAGACAGATCAGCGAGATGCTGAAATGCTTGCAAGGATAGCACGATTCGATCCCAATTTGCTTTATCCGATACAACATAAAGGTGAACAGGTACAAGCGGATCTTGCACTATTGCACTCAAGAGATTTATTGGTGAGAACCCGCTCCAGTCAGATTAATCATGTTCGTGGCATTGTAAAATCCTTTGGTGAGCGGTTACCAAGTTGTAGCACGGAATGTTTTCATAAAAAGGCTATATCCCATATTCCTCAACAGTTGCAGCTTGGCCTTGGACCTGTACTGATACTCATTGCACAGCTTAACAAACAAATTAAAGCTTTGGATAAAGAAATCGAGAGTATCAGCAGTGAGCGGTATCCTGAGACAGAGTTGCTCAGGCGAGTGAAAGGAGTCGGTCCTATAACAGCTCTGGCATTTGTGTTGACGGTTGAAGATCCTGGTAGATTTGGAAAAAGCAGACAGATTGGCCCATATCTCGGGCTGACACCTCGTCGCGATCAATCTGGAGAGACAGATAAACAGCTTCGAATAACCAAAGCTGGCAGTCCGTTTTTACGAAAGCTATTGATAAATTCGGCGCAATATATTCTTGGCCCATTTGGAGAGGACTGTAACCTGCAACGTTTTGGTTTACGTCTGGCATCTAGAGGCGGGAAAAATGCAAGACGTAAAGCTGTAGTGGCAGTGGGAAGGAAACTAGCAATACTCCTACATCGTCTGTGGAAATATGGAGAAATATATGACCCGGTTTACAAACGTAACGTTTTATCAAGAAGAAAGGCAGCATGA
- the thiH gene encoding 2-iminoacetate synthase ThiH: MSDYCSNHCTYCGFNRTRPFSRRQLSPAEIEREASVIAASGIRHILVLTGEAPEKTPMSYLRDAIAVLKQYFASIALEIFPMDEKDYRTLQQAGADSLTVYQEVYNREVYREVHLAGKKRDYEYRLLTPERGAEAGFRAINIGTLFGLGETRSEAFFAAMHARYLQHAFPRVEISLSLPRITGEGGKPENILPDRQLVQTMLAWRLFLPRLGITVSTREAPAFRDKLLHLGATRFSAGSRTDVGGYSEPGSSTVQFEITDNRSVAEVVEMIRQNGYQPVFKDWEPLQ; the protein is encoded by the coding sequence ATCTCCGACTACTGCTCCAATCACTGTACTTACTGTGGATTCAACCGCACCCGACCTTTTTCAAGAAGACAACTTTCTCCTGCGGAAATCGAGCGGGAAGCTTCGGTCATCGCTGCTTCCGGTATCCGTCATATTCTTGTACTGACCGGGGAGGCGCCTGAAAAAACCCCCATGTCCTACCTGCGGGATGCCATAGCCGTTCTGAAACAATATTTCGCTTCCATCGCCCTGGAGATCTTTCCCATGGATGAAAAGGACTACCGTACTCTCCAACAGGCTGGGGCCGATTCCCTGACCGTTTACCAGGAAGTGTATAACCGTGAAGTATATAGAGAAGTACACCTGGCCGGGAAAAAACGTGACTACGAATACCGGTTGCTCACCCCCGAGCGGGGAGCTGAAGCAGGTTTCAGGGCCATTAATATCGGCACCCTGTTCGGTCTTGGTGAAACACGGTCGGAGGCCTTTTTTGCCGCCATGCATGCCCGTTACCTGCAACATGCTTTTCCCCGGGTTGAAATATCACTTTCCCTGCCGAGGATTACAGGAGAGGGCGGCAAGCCGGAAAACATCCTCCCGGACAGGCAGCTTGTGCAGACCATGCTGGCATGGCGGCTTTTTCTCCCAAGGCTCGGAATCACGGTTTCCACCAGGGAGGCTCCCGCCTTTCGCGACAAACTTCTCCATCTCGGGGCAACCCGATTCTCGGCCGGATCCAGAACCGATGTAGGCGGTTACAGCGAACCGGGTTCCTCAACGGTTCAGTTTGAGATCACGGACAACAGAAGTGTAGCTGAAGTGGTGGAAATGATACGTCAAAACGGATATCAACCTGTATTTAAAGACTGGGAGCCCCTGCAATGA